CTAGGtcggatatgaaaacaaatcttaaaactcaaacattattGTAGAACAACTAACATATTTCGAACAAGCACCatagtttgataaaaaaaaaacaaatgacaaaaacctaaaatctcaattgttatggttcaaaacaaaaataatggtaGTTTTGTAAATTAGTTTTCGATcaataaatgaaagaaaaaaacaaatccgctgatcaaaattattaaaaacaccGGATCCATGGAACTAGTGTTGGTATGGACATTGCTTTACGATATTTTATACTACTATGTTTGATTAGCAATTTCGCACGCAAATGTCGtagtaagaaaacaaaaaagacaCATGACTTGATTGGTTGGTGAACACAAAAGTCTTCAGATCACTAAATGCAATAAAAGTAACATATAGATCGCTATTGTCCCAGTTTTCCCCTGTTGGCAAACTTTCACAGATTTAACCGTTTActtttgatttttcattttcCACCCCGTAGCATTTAAAACCAACCAAATAGTGAATCGCGATATCAACTCTTTATCTCCCACTGTTGAAGTTCTGGAAATGAGCGTCATACTACTACTTTTTATTTCACACTTTTCAAGTTCTAGAAATGACCATACACGTTACTGTTGGCCCGTATACCAGGTCATCGAAAATATCAGTATAGCTTATATTGATATCTTCAATGATTTGTCGTACAAACACGGTTTAATCGGCAATACTCctgtttcaaaatatttgatgttttggtTGTATGCACAAGaattaaattatacattttttttaaaaaaataacattgaaaatataaactaaaattaattcaGTCAATCCttaaagataaatataaaacatcattggtcacacacttttcaataaaactaagattaatataaaaattcaaaacatcatctattttgaaacatcaaaaactttccaaaacatcatctattttgaaacggagggagtattatatTTGATGGTATTAGATAAAGAATATACTATCATACTACAAATACGAATACTATACGTCCACCAAAGGACTATATATATTCACTCTTCTTAGTTATCAACTTATCATAAAGATGACATAACGGCGTCACATAAATTGTAGTTTTGCCAAATTATTATGATGATAATAACTTACTAATCAGaagttgttttgtttattttactgatataaaaatattgtgtaACAAATGTGAAATTATATATTCATCGACTTGTTAGACTCTTTGTTACAAAAATGCAACTGCCGCGTCTGTTTAATCACCGGTAAAACCTTTGGTGGGTGGAAGTCGCCGCAATTAACCATAGTCTAAATATACGAAAGAGTGAAAAAATAATTCATTAGCCATACTCTTACTGTCTTACATATATCAAAAGAGTATAGCGTATATTGATTATGATGTCGTTAGTCTATGTCAATATTTCATCACAAGAAACATACAATAAAGCACTCTAGACTGAGAGTTCTAATTATACATATCCATAAACACAAGAAAAGAGAAGCATGGGAAAAACAAGTAAAAAGGATGTCTTTTGCTGGAAGAAAAAGAAcggcatcatcatcatcaccccCATGTGTATGATAGCGATTGATGTCATGTGGTGGTGGGTCACTTTCACCGTATGCTGCATCGTATAGCCTAATGTTATGCCTTAAATCGTGTTATCAAACTATATTACACAAAATGGATCACTAGTCTCATTCTTAATCTCTGTCTTCGAGATCAATGTGGCGATAGTTTGATGGCTTATTTTAGGATGTGTCGATGGTTTGATCATATATGCTGTATCGATTCAGTTTCAGTGACAGACGAAATATTATATTTCCTGTTAACTTTTAGTACCTCTCTATAAAGTCTTTTTGTTATGCACATGTAACGATCTAGTGCAGACATTTAGTGAGATACTGCCACTAAATGAGACTGGTATGCAGTGAGATTGGTAGGAAGAAGTTTTGTTCTTAATAGTGGTCTGAATATTTTGTGGTGCATTTTGTCTTGTAGTGTGGATCCTATTGTTCCTCCCATGCCATATCTCATAGATATTCGTGCGCCATATATATAGTTGAGTAGTCTTTTTGTTTTATAGGAAAATTTCAAGTCAAGATTCAAGCAGTGGAATGCCATGATTATTACTGAACCAGTTGACCGGACTTCATGAGAGCTAGGTCAACTTAAGAAGATTTGGTTCCAAAGTTCTGCCTTGGAATCTCTTGTCCCTATGGTGCTCCATGGGACCAGAATTTTGAAGCATGGAAGGATCTCTTCAACTGATCAAGAATCATTGTCTGGTTGatcatttttagaaatatattagTGAGGAAAGCATAAAGAGACATAGACTTGTGATTGTGCTGGTGGTACTTACCAAAGTGTTGGGTTTTAAAAGCCGCGTGTATTATATTAGTGTAGTGGAACAATTTAGTTAAATGGGCCTAACAGTCGGAAAGCATAGAAAATAGCGGCCTTAAAGCAATcgatattatataataaaagggCCTAAATGATAATGCCCCAAATCCAAAAGCAATTACTACGATGTGGATTACAACACGTGGCAGAAATCTAACGCTATATGGTCACTCCTTTCGTTTTCAGTTCCCAAATCCCGATAATGATCTCGAGCCACACAGCCATCGGACATATCCAGCCGCCGCATAAACCGGTCATTACCCTTCATAACCAACATGCCGGTTTTAGTTTAGTGAAAACTGTAGCAAATTTGCAATTTGAGTAGTTAAAAACTGTatcaatttcaaatttgatttataagGATCGAATCCTTCCATTTGAAACTCATATACTTCGCCTTACTCCATAGTCCCTCCGTTTCTTTATTTTAAGtagtttaaagaaaattattttatttcaaaatataagtaattttcaaatatctagataacttttatatttattggatatagTGTAACcaattaaataatattcatattttttttattggttgaactaattaattaaatataatttttcttaaagtatcaatttttttaatattagtgtTTTTAGTCCAAACTTTGCATCGTCGAAAGGAGGGagtaattaacatttttttcttcttgaccAAACTATTAATAAACCAATTTTTGGTCTTGTGTGGTTTAAGTATTTTCATGGACCCGCTGGCAATTCCAACGAATTAAATGTCATCTTCATTTACTTGCCATGTGTCACAAAATTACGACATGAGCAAAGGCCAACACAAACCACAAAtttcagaaaagaaaataaaatagaatgattgttttttttttttgagaaaaaaatagaatcattggTTATACGGTAACTTTTAATAATACTGTTTTGTTCTTGCTAGCTTTGTATATCTCAAATGCATTCCATCCCTGCCTTCCACCTTGTATATTCCCTCTGTAGTATAAtctagtgttttaaaaaaatcgcGTAATCGACAATGTTTTATACGTGATTAACTGGTGACTGCAGTAATAACGGAAACTATActtttatttaaattgttttcaGTAACGTAACATTTAGACATAATTTCTTTTCCTAGTTTCAGACACCTAAATTCTTAATTAGTCGGCTTAccagttttatttttgtagttcGCAGCATTATACCTGGCACTTGATTAACAGTAGTTTTGTTGGTTGGTAGTTTAGTGACGTGATATCTCGAAATTAAAATATCGTAATTGCTATTCTAcaagatttttaatatatggagtgatattttaaatatttattactgTAACTAGCAACTAGCAACTAGTAActgtttctcaaaaaaaaaaaactagtaacTGGTATTTACTTCTTAATATATGGAGtgctattttaaattttgtggaTTTTCTTTACTAACATGAACCATCGTTAATCCATGTGTAATATATGATGCTAAATCTAAAGTGACAGATTTTTAGTAATATATCAACCAAATGAATGTTAAAGAATTATAAGtaacaaatttgttaaaattatatatatatcaaccaaATAGATGCACCATATTTTAAAGCAAgtataaatacatatacatatacacatcttttctttgaatttttcttgGATCGAACATGGTATTATAAATTACGATATAGTCAATtaaacgattttttttaattttattttatagtcaATCGAAAGATATGGACATACGGTAGAAGACAGGAGTATAACACAGTATTAGACACACTTATGCAACAAGTTAGGCAGcctaattaaataatatatacatgtatatgtacatatatatttttattttgttgctgATATACTTTTCAAATTGGACATGAACAAAACCGAGTTTTTTTTGTGTATTGTAAATCAATGCTAACTTTTCCTTAATAAACTGATAACTAAGAAATTTCTTAATgttatactccttccgttttgATTTAGTTTTCGTTGTAGAAAAAATattcgtttcaaaataagtgtcgttttaaagtttcaatgcaaaatttattaataagattcttcattttaattttctattggttgaaatatagtCAGATGTATAGatagaaatatacaaaattatatgttttttaatctatgtgGATAAAAGTAgaacaataattaaaatgaaacaaaggAAGAAGTATTAATAGTTGAGACTTGAGAGTCTTCAATCTTTTACTTGGGAATCGTCaaacaatttaatattttaagccTCTTATTGTTAATTTTGGACAACACTTTaggtttttcttttgtcaaaacaacactttggtttaaaaaaagaaaacacttTAGTTGGTTGTTAAGTTTTGTCGGCAATCTTCTAATCGAAtagattaagagaataaaaataaaaaaaaccacGTGAGGATCATGAGATGTGGACGAGGAAAATCGTCAAACTTCGAGATAATCTTTGATTAGGTGTGTGTACTCCTTAATTACAGaaccttcttctttcttttgtcttaatcattttttatttatctttctgtaattttttttttgggagcaAATCTTTCtgtattttctaaaattaaataaagaaaaagtaaaaaccCAAAAGAGAGGATATTGATCAGGTAAAAGAAAGAATTTTTGAAGAGAAAGCTAATCGATTCTATCTCTCTCACCTTATATATATAACCTCGTCTTTGTTTCGTATCCCGTCACCCTCTGTTCTGTTTTTTCCCGAGAAAGTTTATAGTTTTCCGTGAAAATTGTTAtcatcaatcaaacaaaaaaaaaaaactctgtttTGACAAACTGGGTCTTCTCTAATCTTTGTCAAGTCTGCTTTTTTTCTCGTCTCTTTCGGGTATTATCGCAACCTTAAACTTCTTTATCTCGTTTCGAGTTTTCGATCACAGAAACATACAAAACAACCGTAAAATAAGCTTTCTccacagaaaaaaataaaaataaaaaaaatacttttatttctTCTCCAAGTTAACTCAGcaaatttcgttttttttttctccttaaaaaaaaaacatttcttgtCCGTAAATTGCGCTGCCCTTAAATTAAGCTGTCCTAACGTCAAAACTCAAACACTCGCTTGCGTGTCTTCCTCTCTTAAATTCCCCCccatctctctttcttctccctCTCTCGTTCCCCTCTGTTTCTCTCTGTTTTCTcaaagaagaatcaagaagaaacccaatctctctctctctctcttctctctctctagagaAAGGAATCATGGTGTTCGGAAAAGGGTCAATCAAAAAATCGAACCTTGACCGCTTCCTTCATTGCACAACACCTGTAGTGCCTCCCCAATCTCTCCCCAAGGTCTCAATCcttcctctgtttctttctcttaatttaattatgatgcaatacattaaaaatgattcctttttattttttttgcagacGGAGATTAGGAGCTTGAATCGGATTTGGCACCAATCAGAGAGAGAAAAGGTTGAGTTTTTCAGATTGAGTGATCTCTGGGACTGCTACGATGAATGGAGTGCTTATGGAGCTGGCGTTCCCATTCGTCTCACCAACGGCGAATCTCTTGTTCAGTACTACGTTCCTTATCTCTCCGCCATCCAGATCTTCATCTCTCGCTCTTCCTTGATCCGCTTAAGGTACAAAAGCagagtttttagattttaaaagtttGATCCTTTTGACCAAAACTATTGAATCTTTGATTTTAGGGATGAGTCTGAGTATGGGGAGAGCGAGACGAGAGATTCGTTTAGTGATTCATATAGCGAAGAGAGTGAAAGTGATAAGCTTTCGAGAAGTGCTGCTTCTGATGAAGGAGGACTTGAGCATGACGCTAACGATCGTTTGGGCTATCTTTATTTACAACACTTTGAGAGATCAGCTCCTTATGCTAGAGTTCCTCTCATGGATAAGGTAAACTAACTAACTACTCTCAATGCAGCAGCTCCTCTAATGATATGATCATTCAAATGACACATGTTTGGGGGTTACAGATCAATGAGTTGGCTCGAAGGTACCCTGGATTGATGTCGCTGAGAAGCGTCGATCTTTCACCGGCTAGTTGGATGGCTGTAGCGTGGTACCCTATTTACCATATACCTATGGGAAGGACCATCAAAGATTTGTCTACTTGTTTCCTCACTTATCACACTCTCTCATCTTCTTTCCAAGGTActgctactactactactaatCCTTTCCATGTGGTTATGTCCAAGGGCCGGTCCTAGATATAGACAAGTGAAACATTGGCATATAGcttccgtttaaaaaaaaaattacaataaagaTAAATCCacaaatttgtaaataattttttaaaaattaaaatcttgcAACTAATTAAAATctacataatttaaattaaaatttacaacaaacatgtttttttttttaaattaaaatatttactaaaCCGTGTAATAGTCTCTAAAATTTTTCACGACCGGTCCTGGTTGTACTTTTGCAAAAATGTAACTGTTATAGTCTCTTGATAAACAGATATGGAGCCAGAAGAGAATGGCGGGGAGAAGGAGAGGGCTCGGAAGGAAGGAGAAGGTGTGACTCTGCTTCCTTTCGGGTTAGCCACTTACAAGATGCAAGGCAATGTTTGGCTCAGGGAAGACGATCATGGCCAAGATCAAGAGCGAGTTCTGTCGCTTCTAAGTGTTGCTGATTCTTGGCTAAAGCAGCTGAGAGTACAACACCACGACTTCAACTACTTTTCAAGAATGGCTCACCGATGATTTTCAActgtagatttgtttttttatatatcttatctctttttgtttttcatggTCGCAAATAACCTTGTTTGGAGCAGCAGTAGCGGTGACGAGGAGGGCTCAAACCGCTCACTGAGCGTTTATTTATAAAGCGGTTGCTGCGTTTTGGGTGTAGAATAGCTTTTGAGTCCTATATATATGGGAGATGTCGTATATTATGGAGTGGTAATCTTTGTTGAAAGAGTGTTTCTTGTTTCTTGATAACATTGGGTCTTGTTCTTGTACCACAGTAACATTTTACTGAAATAGTAACCATCTGATAATCTTTGTAACTGTTTTTGACTACATATATATCTGAATCTGAGGATTTTAAATGAAATCTTCAACCATTTGTCTTTATTGATAAATGAATCACATATCTAGTTGTGCAATATCACCTAATCATATGGCCAATTAATGTATGTAAAACATACCTAATCTACTACAGATTTGATTATTATACACCATGCCTTTTCTCAATTTGCTAAAAAAAACACCAGGCCTTTATTGGTTTAAGTATAccaaacaaattaaatattttcaattaattcaaataataagatataaaaattattcaGATATATGATTATTTGATTCATACAGTTTTTCTTAGATAATTCGGTTATGTTCCCTTTTTTAGAGCATCTGCAACGCAGTTGCTTATCATGGGATTTAAGTGTAAACCTCACAAAAcagtataaacaaaaaaaaaaattaaaaataaataaataaataaataagcacCCCACGTTAGGGGTTGTGCGTGTTAATGGCGCTCTTAACACAATTTAGAAAGAGTGGGACTTTTTGAGGACAAGATTGTCAAACATGTGGTGGAGAGAAACTAAAGATTGTGGACCTTGTCCTGTAAAATTGACTTCATGGAGTTTTCAAGTGTTTGGTCCCTCCACCGATTTTTCTAGACCTACTTGTATATggagtattattattttttgtttatttaatggAACGAATCATCTGCTAACAATTAGAAAGGAAACTCATTACGTGGTAGGCACATTTCATTTTCCcgtaataaataatattaattgagCATTAAcagtttattattttcattactTGCCAACTGAAACAATCTAAAGAATCGAAGAAAACGATGCTTTGGGGTTTCTTCTTAACCTGAATTCACGTCGTCGATGTTTTTGATTCAAAGAGGCATCTAATTCCGAAAATGACCagtactttatatttattttatttaatgtcgACCACTACATTTTCACATTCAAATATCcagttttctttttcattactAATGTATGTTTATACCGTTAATAGCAAGGACCGGTTTAGAGATAATGCTCTCATGCGGTAGGAGTTAGCAGGGATggacactttacccgatatcggAAGacgcacccgaacccgatccaaaaacccgaaccgaaatccaaaccgaagtagcaaaatatccgaacggatatTAAATTAGTAGAGATtagatatccgaacccgaatgggtaatatccgaacccgaacgggtaatatccgaatccgaatggatatccgaaaataaccgaacatatgtataattaaccatatatttctagtttacatctctcattttatataaaatatttatattgatactatatatactttaagttcatatgatatacatagaattaccgagaaaatgatttgctactcacttaaaatgcatgtcaaactttttatttcaaaaattaacaaaaagttacatccaaaatttaaaacaataaccaaattaatgtttttttttgtttcaaaatgttatgtccaaatctattaaccattcaatctattaaaaataaaaaaaatagttaagtgaaagttatatttttaaatacaacaaatttgagaaataaaaaatttaattttttttcaaaatctaaatatcctaacccgatccgaaataaccgaacccgaactaaaaatactcgaacccgacccgaacccgaatgctCACCCCTGGGAGTTAGGATAGGGCATACTGTATTTCTTATTGTTAAAATAGTTCATacatatgacatatatataggatttatatttaaaatctttgaaCATGATCCATGTTTTTTTGGAGCTGGCACTGTTAGCTATTGTTGATAATGTTAGCAAGAATTGTTGATCATGTAAGACaacctaaaaataataattaatattataatccATCTGAAACATGGGATATGTTTAAGTCCGGATGATTCATATGATAGACTACACAACGATTCACATGACTATTTGGACCTAAGATCTTGAATTATAAAaagtaataattattatatttcaagTGCATTGTAGAAATTAATTCGTTACATTAAAACGGAAccaataaaattcattaaaaatgttacaaaaccAACTACACTAAAATTTAGTTCTACTTGCTTCAtcataataaaattgaattgaattgaattgcTGGACCAATTAAATACCTTATCTTGTTTAGATATTGATCTAGGTTTTATGAAACATTCACGAGgagataataattttatatacgaGTATAGTTCAGATTAGGTCTTATCTAATAAAATCAACTATAAACCACTAACCATACTACATAGCACAAACGTCTAACCCCCAAGATATTTaacagaaaataataaatagttcaacaACCAACAAGCCACGAACACTTGATAGTACCAAAGTCAAATATGCGGTTTTGATATGTTCCCACTCAtattatttttctgtttatCCGCATCGTACATAGACCAACAACAGCGTTATCTGTTTGCATTATTTCTTGTATCTTTTTGGAAAAATGTTATCGAACATGTTCTCGTCCCATCATCATGTGATGATAACAGACCTCACAATggattagtttttatttttaatttttttggttctgCTTTTGGTAGTCATTTTGGGGTCCATAATTCGGCACATTTTTCTTTAAGAGCAAAATATAATGAACATGGATAATCTTATAACGAGTCTATAGAAACTAGTATAGGACTAGATTTACACCTGGTCTGGTTTATAAATTTGTAGTTCAAAAATTTTATCTGaactaaaataaaagtaaaaaagattataaatttatcatgGTATATCAGGCTTCCCGAATTGCAAAAGCATACCACAGAGATATAGTAGGAGTGTATGTCGTACATGGAAGCCCTCGCAGTGGAAGACTGTTGAATCTGCTTACTAAGAACATTTTTGACGATAGTATTCTAATTTTTCTCTATTGTGAATATTAGTAGTGTATACTGGTACATGAAATCCCTCGTAGTGGAAGACTTTTGAATCCGTTTACTAAGAACATTCATGTattattcgtttttttttctcttcaaagcTGAGATTAAAATGAAGAATTATTCGAAACCTACTCTATTTTCAAGTAAAAGGCGGAGTGCAATGATTTTTTTAACATCATAGAATcttgaatataattttgtaaagaGATACTTTGTGATATAAACTGTAAACTTGTATTCAATAATGAAAATGTTACAATGTACTTATGCAACAATGAAACTTATATTCTAATCCTAATAGTATTCTCTTATTAGGATTCTAACTTATCTATTACCACACTCAATCCTTATCTTTAAGGTGAATCTTTATCCCAATATGATTCCCTAGTCAATTGCTTTATTTTGAAAGTAATTGTATTGTTGTAACATTTTGGAAGTTAGAAATACTATATGGTTAGAagattttattctaaaatagagtttagactAGAAAATAGAGGATTATTGATGAGTTGATAAAGTTATCGTATGTGGATCAAATTTTGAACACCGGACCGGTAATATCATCAAGTATATCGAAGCCAACTGCCAAGTTCatcaatattttcttttgtatttgGTGTTTTAGGCAAGATTTACAAGTACCAGAGAACTCCTTCTTAAATCCTCTATCATGTCTGAAACTAAAACTAGAATAGAACCAATGTTTGTGGAAAATTATCTCCATATCAAGAACCTGATTCGATACATGCGGTCGGTCCCGATCCTTTAAATCCATCAACTGGATCAGGGAGATATTTtgataaatcaattaaaatattttttaacggGTTCGACTGGTGACCATTCCGAAAACAAGAAGAACGAATAGAAAATGAATGTAAAGGAATAAAATTGCAGCAATGAAAAATAATGGCTGTTCATTCTCAAATTTAACAAagaatatttttgttctttatttatctaaaaaaaaaagaatagtagGAAATGAGAAAATATTATTCTTTGTGAATGGTGATATTTTTTAGAAACGTTAGAGAATGCATTATTCCTCGTCGTTCcgtggtcaccattcatacccaTACCGAGCGTGTCAGTGACCTAATACTATCTTTTTAGTCATGGATTGATAGAAAACTAAGATGAtctcacaattttttttctgatcAAAAGATGATCTCACAATTTTAAGAACTGAAAATTGGGAATTTATTTAATAGAGATATTGATGCGGTGCCTCTTTTCAAAATGAAGAGCTTTGCAACACAAGAAGAATTTGTTTAGATTGTTCTTTTTTgcctttttcttatatatatgatCATTGGACTTccgttgatcaaaaaaaaaaaaaaagatcattgGACTTCCTAGTGACCTCATCGATACGTAACATTTTCCACTGGACTAATACATCAGCTTCCTGCATTTTTGTAATCTTTGTT
This genomic stretch from Brassica napus cultivar Da-Ae chromosome C9, Da-Ae, whole genome shotgun sequence harbors:
- the BNAA09G01560D gene encoding uncharacterized protein BNAA09G01560D, which codes for MVFGKGSIKKSNLDRFLHCTTPVVPPQSLPKTEIRSLNRIWHQSEREKVEFFRLSDLWDCYDEWSAYGAGVPIRLTNGESLVQYYVPYLSAIQIFISRSSLIRLRDESEYGESETRDSFSDSYSEESESDKLSRSAASDEGGLEHDANDRLGYLYLQHFERSAPYARVPLMDKINELARRYPGLMSLRSVDLSPASWMAVAWYPIYHIPMGRTIKDLSTCFLTYHTLSSSFQDMEPEENGGEKERARKEGEGVTLLPFGLATYKMQGNVWLREDDHGQDQERVLSLLSVADSWLKQLRVQHHDFNYFSRMAHR